The Colletotrichum destructivum chromosome 7, complete sequence genome contains the following window.
GCGAGACGGCGGAGCCCAGCCGGCTGGGCAAGATCACGGCCGCCATGGAGTACGCCCACTacagccggcgccgggcccAGGCGGACGACATGGTCACCTTCATCAACGGACGGCTCTCGAGCAAGCGGCTGGGCTCGTCCAAGACGCAGACCATCtccttcctcggcggccagttcgccgagttcgacTCCCAGGCCACCATCGAGTCCGTCCAGCTGACCAAGAGGGGCGCCATGCGCGACGAGATCGTGGCCATCGCCCGGGACATCAACAGcggctccgtctcctccatcagcgccTCCAAGAGGAGGGACCTCGAGGGGTTGCATCAGCTTTCCAAGCGGGAGTTTGGGGATGGAATGGTCGTCATGTCCCTTCAGAGGGGCTTGGACACGCTGAAAATGCCCGCCAGGAAGAAGTGTTAAGCCCCGTAGACTGTAGTCATCATTGTAAGCACTGAGGGTGGGTGCGCCCGGTTTTCGGAGGGGTATAGAGGAGGATGAATCGCTGTAGCTCACTTGCTGGAGCCGAAGAATCCATaggcagaagcagcagatTGTACAATTGAAACCTGATGGATCTATTCTGGCCCAATGTCCTCGGATCCGAACATCGGAAGGGCGAAgtcgccccccccccccctcccccctcccacctATGCCGCACGGAGAGAATCGGTTCACTTACACGTGTTGGTACCTTACCTTAGTCTCGTGCCACACTCGTCCTAGAACCATCTCGCttagagagagaggatggATGCAGGCAGCAAACCTATCCAGCAGTTTAGTTTAGTCGTAAGAACAAGTCACGCATATGCACGTTGCGAAAAAATTTACTCTCTTCTCTCGCCACCGCGATGGATTTAAACCCTTGTTCACGATTCCACGCGATGCGGCCGATAATCTGACTGGTTACATCGGCCGGGCAGGGGAACGTTTGGCGGCACAGGCGGGCAGGACTCACTCACTGCAGAAGTGCAAGGCAGGGATCGAGAGGGCCAGCCTTACAAGCCCAGCCGGTTGGATTAACCGTAATAAGATAACCAAAGTACTTTGAGGGGAATCCGCCCGGAGAGTACTAACCTTAAGAATAAGCATGCCAAGATCGGCCCCGCCGGCTAACGGCCAAATACACGCTCAATCCACTCCTTAACGACTAACAGTCAGGTCAGGAGGGGTCGATAGTGGATAGGGGGCGTGTTCTGTGTAAGCCAGGAGTTTAACCAgactaggtaggtaggtaagtaggcACAGCTGGAAATTCTTCCAACCGTTCGGTCCGagtttcctttcttttttctctctcttttctccaTCTCGACATCTGATGAGAGAGCCCCCCACCTCGGTCAAGTGCCTTCCGACCCCCTTGCACACTCATCAGACAGGGAGGGGGCGTTTGCAAAGCGGCGCGTCCCGCTTCCTTCGGCGTATAGCCTCACCTGCTGCCTGCTGCCTGTTAGTTTCCATGTCCGGAAATGAGCGCTCGGGCGGGCAAAGATCCAAAGGTTCTCCGAAAGCGAGCGTGCCGCGGCTCGGGCATCTCGTCTTTGCTCGCACGATGAGCTCTGACTGATGAATTTTTATTTTTTGTGGTGGTGTGAGGATTTGTCTGCTAGAGGATGTTGCACCGTCTCGAGTGTTGAGTCTTGCTTCATGAATAGATAAAAGGCGTCTGGTATCCCGAGTGACTGGTTACAACTCTCTCAGATCACCAAGTGCAGATCCATCACTCTCTCCTGGGTACTCTCTCGTTCTGAGCTCCTGTCCTCTCTTTTTGATCTCTTCTCCCCACTTCTAGTCATTCTTTTATAGTCCAACATGACAGTTCCCATGCTCAAGCAActggccgctgccgctgtcgtgGCACAGTTCCTCGGCCTGGCCTCGGCTGCCGCCCTTCCCCTCCAGGCCAGAGACGGCGCGGAGCCCGGCCTGCCGCACGCCTCCGACACCACGTCGTACTGCTCGTGGTGGGCTGACTACGACGGATCGCAGACTTGTCAAGAGGTTCTCGACTTCAACTGGATTGACCTGAAGAGTTTCCGTCGCTGGGTACGTATTATCAACTGCACGTCTCTCAGGGACAAGGATCACAAGCAGACTCCCCGTCAGTAAAGATCATTCCTCTCAACTTACACTGATCACTCCTCTCAGAACCCTTCCGTTGGATCCGACTGCTCTGGCATCAAGGCCGGCAACAGCTACTGTGTCGAGGCCTACAACGAGCCTACGCCGCCTcccgaggcggaggagacgACCACTaccaaggccgtcgtcaccaccaccgctgCTCCCACCTCCACCAAAGctcccaccaccatcatcatcaccaccaccaccacttccGCCGGTAGCGGTGTCGAGACCCCCGACCCCGTGCagggcggcatcgtcaaGAACTGCAACAAGTTCCACTTTGTCGCCTCTGGTGACTCGTGTGCCGCCATTGCCCAGAAATACGGCCTCACCGTTGCCCAGTTCGCCTCCTTCAACGGCCTCAACGGCGGGTGCACCAACCTCTGGGGCGATACATACGCCTGCGTCGGTCTGATCGGCGGCAACCCGGCACAGACAACCGCCCCGGTCCAGACGACAACCGCTCCCAGCAACGGCGTCCAGACCCCCGAGCCGGTCCACAACGGGATTGTTGGCAACTGCAACAAGTTCTACATGGTTAAGAGCGGCGACTCTTGCGCTTCCATTGCCCAGAAGAACAGCATCCGCACTGCGGATGTTGTCTCATGGAACGGCCTCAACAGCGGCTGCACCAACCTCTGGCTCGATACGTATGCCTGCGTCGGTCTTGTCGGTGGCAACCCTGCGCCcccggccaccaccaccaagacGGCCGGTAACGGCGTTCAGACCCCCGAGCCCGTCCATAACGGTATCGTTGGCAACTGCAACAAGTTCTACATGGTCAAGAGCGGTGACTCTTGTGCTTCGATTGCCCAGAAGAACAGTATCCGTACTGCCGACGTTGTGTCGTGGAACGGTCTGAACAGCGGCTGCACCAACCTCTGGCTTGACACGTACGCCTGTGTTGGTCTTGTCGGTGGTAGCCCGACCGTCCCGcagaccacgacgacgaccaaggccggcaacggcatccAGACGCCGCAGCCCGTCCACACCGGCATCGCCAGCAACTGCAACAAGTTCTACATGGTCAAGAGCGGCGACTCCTgcgcctccatcgcccagAAGAACAGCGTCCGCACCGCCGACGTGGTCTCCTGGAACGGCCTCAACAGCGGCTGCACGAACCTCTGGCTCGACACGTACGCCTgcatcggcgtcgtcggcggctccCCGACCGTCCCGCAGCCTGCGACGACCACCAAGGCCGGCAATGGCATCCAGACGCCGCAGCCGACGCAGCCCGGCATCGCCACCAATTGCGACAAGTTCCACTTcgtcagcgacggcgacacgTGCGCCAAGATTGCAAGCGCCAACGGCATCAGCGCCGCGCAGTTCGCCCAGTGGAATGGCCTCAACAGCGGCTGCTCCAACCTCTGGGGCAGCGCCTACGCCTgcgtccgcgtcgtcggcacCCCGACCAGCCcgggcaacggcggcggcggcgccgttcAGACGCCTCAGCCCACCCAGGgcagcatcgtcgccggctgCAAGCTGTTCGAGTTCGTTCGCTCCGGCGACACctgcgacgtcgtcgccaagcGCCGCGGCGTCACAGTCAAGCAGCTGACCACCTGGAACCCGTCCATCGGCAGCGACTGCACCAAGCTCTGGGCCAACGCCTACGCCTGCGTCGGTGTTTAAAACGGTGCGGTGTTTACATTAACCAAAAATGGTGGAGGGGGTGACGGGTGATGGAATCGGAATCCAACACGTGGTATATCATAGACAAGGAAGGGTTTTGGTAGGTGACTGTCTTGTAAGCACGAGGGAGGAGAATGTTTTCCTAAGTTACCTAGGCTGCAAAAGCCACAAAACATAAGTAATGTCAAATGCAATCAATCCGTTTTAATCTCGTGCGTATAATCGAATCACCAAATGAAAGTCTTCACTTTTGTCCTGTTGATGATACTGTTGTCTCTTGACAGAACATCTAGATATGTGTGCCTACAGCATGTTCACTCTTCCGCATCGTTGCCCTGGTCGAGAAGATTCT
Protein-coding sequences here:
- a CDS encoding Putative LysM domain-containing protein; the protein is MTVPMLKQLAAAAVVAQFLGLASAAALPLQARDGAEPGLPHASDTTSYCSWWADYDGSQTCQEVLDFNWIDLKSFRRWNPSVGSDCSGIKAGNSYCVEAYNEPTPPPEAEETTTTKAVVTTTAAPTSTKAPTTIIITTTTTSAGSGVETPDPVQGGIVKNCNKFHFVASGDSCAAIAQKYGLTVAQFASFNGLNGGCTNLWGDTYACVGLIGGNPAQTTAPVQTTTAPSNGVQTPEPVHNGIVGNCNKFYMVKSGDSCASIAQKNSIRTADVVSWNGLNSGCTNLWLDTYACVGLVGGNPAPPATTTKTAGNGVQTPEPVHNGIVGNCNKFYMVKSGDSCASIAQKNSIRTADVVSWNGLNSGCTNLWLDTYACVGLVGGSPTVPQTTTTTKAGNGIQTPQPVHTGIASNCNKFYMVKSGDSCASIAQKNSVRTADVVSWNGLNSGCTNLWLDTYACIGVVGGSPTVPQPATTTKAGNGIQTPQPTQPGIATNCDKFHFVSDGDTCAKIASANGISAAQFAQWNGLNSGCSNLWGSAYACVRVVGTPTSPGNGGGGAVQTPQPTQGSIVAGCKLFEFVRSGDTCDVVAKRRGVTVKQLTTWNPSIGSDCTKLWANAYACVGV